A genomic stretch from Malus domestica chromosome 15, GDT2T_hap1 includes:
- the LOC103431587 gene encoding uncharacterized protein isoform X3 — MTKFSSFTGSPSPYVEISPAVLDWGQKYMNFPSLAFLTVANTCNDTILHVYEPFSTDMQFYPCNFSETKLGPGETASICFVFLPRWLGLSSARLILQTSSGGFLVQAKGFAIESPYGIHPLLDMDVSSRGRWSKNLSLFNSFDQIFNVKEVTAWISVSLEHTSHHAEAICSTEKLQGSDELGLLSVKERLVVSTGQVGLPLLAMRPLMNWEIGPHSSETIIEIDFSIESKGRIYGAICMQLLRPSEDKSDTVMLPFEAEVDGTAMNDDLEVPISASLEVLVPYSANETAVAISLKNSATYLLRLLEITEVADGRTLQIKYIEGLLLFPGSDTYVAVVACTEPLVKLDGQCKLLIQTNDSSSSQIEIPCQDFIHICTRHWNDSTIEYEHQSERSESGDMQTEFSESDMQLPLPIMATETAEADELVLRKWKSQDTRSGVSVLTDHEVFFPMLQVGSHNSKWITVKNPSQAPVVMQLILNSGEIIDRCKSADGLTQPPSLGSMVCNESTSPSRYGFSIAENAQTEAYVQPNGRASLGPVLFHPSNRCDWRSSALIRNNLSGVEWLSLRGSGGLLSLLLLEESEPVQSVEFNLSLQIPLDFSPPDMFRMENVTHSCIQPLSRQLYAKNTGDFPLEIRRITVSGKECGMDGFMVQTCKGFTLEPGESAKLLISYLTDFSAALVQRDLELAVNSGILVIPMKASIPLRMINICKKSMVWMRVKKYSSAVFLVVSLMFLVFWYILPQVPAFCSDDCLYTSGKSSLVTSKSSSGKSSHAHNYRDSRFSVSGEINSLLRSVREDKTSMQASSVGRYPDDQAGASEREKFAQHADQMLQGHEQTNYLSDTTKNKAMAFSLTSKSVSVENPNELEASQPGNLTVKTGQEKGRRRKKRKGAGAKFTGLFEVSSSQSGNSTPSSPLSPVSSVIPKQTWPLSPDVGQAVEARNPFTQVAQQHFRKSHVFKSASKANLSQPEVSIKYCNNHPTFASQVQPPAPRKPAARTVLLPSATIPGSSRPAPNLVCSSSYLASTSPISPHVRAPGSKLSDRKSAEEEKARLGDEYTYDIWGDHFPRLKLTGRSKDVASMTSSTTESDSNSFFVKGPQILMAKSPPRSVFTFCNIHSGVCIFPWMSSIEQSSHLSMHAPNTGVVFLADISV, encoded by the exons ATGACCAAATTTAGTTCTTTCACTGGTTCCCCCTCACCCTATGTAGAAATTAGCCCTGCAGTATTGGATTGGGGACAAAAGTATATGAATTTTCCATCGTTAGCTTTCTTAACTGTGGCAAATACATGCAATGACACCATTTTACATGTTTATGAACCATTCAGTACTGACATGCAATTCTATCCTTGCAACTTTAGCGAGACTAAGTTAGGACCTGGTGAAACAGCTTcaatttgttttgtatttttacCTAGATGGTTGGGCTTGTCCTCTGCTCGTCTAATTTTGCAGACAAGCTCAGGTGGTTTCTTGGTTCAGGCGAAAGGTTTTGCCATAGAGTCTCCTTATGGGATTCATCCTTTATTGGACATGGATGTTTCTTCCAGGGGAAGGTGGAGTAAGAATTTGTCGTTGTTTAACTCctttgatcaaattttcaacGTGAAGGAAGTTACAGCATGGATATCAGTGTCTCTGGAGCATACTTCCCATCATGCAGAGGCAATATGTAGTACTGAGAAACTTCAAGGTTCCGATGAACTTGGGTTGCTGAGTGTTAAAGAACGTCTGGTTGTGAGTACTGGACAAGTTGGTTTGCCTCTTCTGGCCATGAGGCCCCTTATGAACTGGGAGATTGGTCCACACAGCAGTGAAACTATCATAGAAATAGACTTCTCAATTGAATCGAAAGGAAGAATTTATGGTGCAATTTGTATGCAGTTGCTAAGGCCTTCTGAGGACAAGTCTGATACTGTTATGCTTCCCTTTGAGGCTGAAGTGGATGGAACAGCAATGAATGATGATCTTGAAGTACCTATCTCGGCATCTCTTGAGGTTTTGGTCCCCTATTCTGCCAATGAAACTGCTGTTGCTATATCTCTGAAGAATTCTGCTACTTACCTTTTGAGACTTCTTGAGATTACTGAAGTTGCGGATGGTAGAACCTTGCAGATTAAGTACATTGAAGGCTTACTACTTTTCCCTGGCAGCGACACATATGTTGCTGTTGTTGCTTGTACTGAGCCACTTGTCAAATTAGATGGACAATGTAAGTTACTTATACAGACAAATGACTCAAGTAGCTCTCAGATTGAAATTCCTTGCCAGGATTTTATTCATATTTGTACAAGACATTGGAATGATTCCACCATTGAATATGAACATCAGTCTGAAAGGAGTGAATCGGGTGATATGCAGACAGAGTTCTCTGAAAGTGACATGCAGTTGCCATTACCGATCATG GCAACGGAGACAGCAGAGGCAGATGAGTTGGTGCTACGAAAATGGAAATCTCAAGATACCAGAAGTGGCGTGTCTGTGCTCACTGATCATGAGGTATTCTTCCCAATGCTTCAGGTAGGAAGTCATAACTCTAAATGGATCACTGTAAAGAATCCTAGCCAAGCGCCGGTAGTGATGCAGCTTATACTGAACTCAGGGGAGATTATTGACCGATGTAAGAGTGCGGATGGTCTTACACAGCCTCCTTCATTGGGTAGCATGGTTTGTAATGAATCCACTTCTCCAAGTAGGTATGGGTTCTCAATAGCAGAAAATGCACAAACAGAGGCTTATGTTCAACCCAATGGTAGAGCATCTCTTGGACCAGTATTGTTTCACCCTTCAAATCGATGTGATTGGAGAAGTTCGGCCCTGATAAGAAACAATCTATCTGGTGTGGAGTGGTTATCTCTGAGGGGATCTGGAGGGTTGCTATCCTTGCTTCTTCTTGAAGAGTCTGAGCCTGTTCAGAGTGTAGAATTCAACCTCAGCTTACAAATTCCTCTTGACTTTTCTCCTCCAGACATGTTTCGCATGGAAAACGTCACTCATTCTTGTATACAGCCATTATCAAGGCAGCTCTATGCTAAGAATACAGGAGACTTTCCTCTGGAGATTAGAAGAATCACAGTTTCTGGAAAAGAGTGTGGGATGGATGGGTTTATGGTACAAACTTGCAAAGGTTTTACTCTTGAACCTGGAGAATCAGCAAAACTTCTGATATCGTACCTGACTGATTTTTCTGCAGCCTTGGTACAACGGGATCTTGAGCTGGCCGTGAATTCTGGTATTCTGGTGATCCCCATGAAGGCAAGCATTCCTTTGCGTATGATCAATATATGCAAGAAATCAATGGTCTGGATGCGCGTCAAAAAATACTCTTCAGCAGTATTTCTGGTTGTCTCCTTGATGTTTCTAGTATTTTGGTATATATTACCCCAGGTGCCTGCCTTTTGTTCCGATGATTGTTTGTACACGAGCGGAAAAAGTTCCTTGGTTACTTCTAAAAGTAGTTCAGGAAAATCATCTCATGCGCATAATTATAGAGACAGTAGATTTTCTGTGTCTGGTGAGATAAACAGTTTGCTAAGATCAGTTCGGGAAGATAAAACCTCAATGCAGGCATCATCTGTTGGTAGATATCCCGATGACCAGGCTGGGGCCTCAGAGCGGGAAAAATTTGCTCAACATGCAGATCAAATGCTACAGGGTCATGAACAAACTAATTATTTGTCAGATACGACAAAGAACAAAGCCATGGCTTTCTCATTGACTTCTAAATCTGTGTCAGTTGAGAATCCCAATGAACTAGAAGCATCCCAACCTGGTAACCTCACAGTCAAAACTGGACAGGAAAAGGGTAGAAGGCGTAAGAAGAGAAAGGGTGCCGGTGCAAAATTCACAGGactttttgaagtttcaagtagTCAAAGTGGAAATTCTACACCTTCATCACCCTTGTCTCCAGTCTCATCTGTAATACCAAAACAGACGTGGCCGCTATCTCCTGATGTGGGCCAAGCTGTTGAGGCCAGAAATCCATTTACTCAAGTGGCTCAACAACACTTCCGGAAGAGTCATGTTTTTAAATCTGCTTCTAAGGCAAACTTGTCACAGCCGGAGGTTTCTATAAAATATTGCAATAACCACCCAACTTTTGCTTCTCAAGTGCAACCACCAGCACCAAGAAAACCTGCGGCCAGAACTGTTTTATTGCCTTCTGCCACCATTCCTGGTTCCAGTAGGCCTGCACCTAATTTGGTATGCTCTTCCTCTTATCTGGCTTCAACATCCCCTATTTCTCCGCATGTTAGAGCCCCTGGGTCCAAACTCTCTGATCGGAAAAGTGCTGAAGAAGAAAAGGCTCGGCTTGGGGATGAATATACATATGATATCTGGGGTGATCATTTTCCTAGGCTAAAGTTGACGGGTAGGTCAAAGGATGTCGCTTCTATGACCTCCAGCACTACAGAAAGCGACTCCAATAGCTTCTTTGTAAAGGGTCCACAAATCCTCATGGCAAAGTCTCCACCGAGATCT GTTTTTACCTTCTGTAATATTCACTCTGGTGTTTGCATTTTCCCGTGGATGTCATCGATCGAACAGTCTAGTCACTTGTCCATGCATGCCCCAAACACAGGCGTAGTTTTTTTGGCAGACATTTCGGTATGA
- the LOC103431587 gene encoding uncharacterized protein isoform X4 — translation MTKFSSFTGSPSPYVEISPAVLDWGQKYMNFPSLAFLTVANTCNDTILHVYEPFSTDMQFYPCNFSETKLGPGETASICFVFLPRWLGLSSARLILQTSSGGFLVQAKGFAIESPYGIHPLLDMDVSSRGRWSKNLSLFNSFDQIFNVKEVTAWISVSLEHTSHHAEAICSTEKLQGSDELGLLSVKERLVVSTGQVGLPLLAMRPLMNWEIGPHSSETIIEIDFSIESKGRIYGAICMQLLRPSEDKSDTVMLPFEAEVDGTAMNDDLEVPISASLEVLVPYSANETAVAISLKNSATYLLRLLEITEVADGRTLQIKYIEGLLLFPGSDTYVAVVACTEPLVKLDGQCKLLIQTNDSSSSQIEIPCQDFIHICTRHWNDSTIEYEHQSERSESGDMQTEFSESDMQLPLPIMATETAEADELVLRKWKSQDTRSGVSVLTDHEVFFPMLQVGSHNSKWITVKNPSQAPVVMQLILNSGEIIDRCKSADGLTQPPSLGSMVCNESTSPSRYGFSIAENAQTEAYVQPNGRASLGPVLFHPSNRCDWRSSALIRNNLSGVEWLSLRGSGGLLSLLLLEESEPVQSVEFNLSLQIPLDFSPPDMFRMENVTHSCIQPLSRQLYAKNTGDFPLEIRRITVSGKECGMDGFMVQTCKGFTLEPGESAKLLISYLTDFSAALVQRDLELAVNSGILVIPMKASIPLRMINICKKSMVWMRVKKYSSAVFLVVSLMFLVFWYILPQVPAFCSDDCLYTSGKSSLVTSKSSSGKSSHAHNYRDSRFSVSGEINSLLRSVREDKTSMQASSVGRYPDDQAGASEREKFAQHADQMLQGHEQTNYLSDTTKNKAMAFSLTSKSVSVENPNELEASQPGNLTVKTGQEKGRRRKKRKGAGAKFTGLFEVSSSQSGNSTPSSPLSPVSSVIPKQTWPLSPDVGQAVEARNPFTQVAQQHFRKSHVFKSASKANLSQPEVSIKYCNNHPTFASQVQPPAPRKPAARTVLLPSATIPGSSRPAPNLVCSSSYLASTSPISPHVRAPGSKLSDRKSAEEEKARLGDEYTYDIWGDHFPRLKLTGRSKDVASMTSSTTESDSNSFFVKGPQILMAKSPPRSVSFFHQDG, via the exons ATGACCAAATTTAGTTCTTTCACTGGTTCCCCCTCACCCTATGTAGAAATTAGCCCTGCAGTATTGGATTGGGGACAAAAGTATATGAATTTTCCATCGTTAGCTTTCTTAACTGTGGCAAATACATGCAATGACACCATTTTACATGTTTATGAACCATTCAGTACTGACATGCAATTCTATCCTTGCAACTTTAGCGAGACTAAGTTAGGACCTGGTGAAACAGCTTcaatttgttttgtatttttacCTAGATGGTTGGGCTTGTCCTCTGCTCGTCTAATTTTGCAGACAAGCTCAGGTGGTTTCTTGGTTCAGGCGAAAGGTTTTGCCATAGAGTCTCCTTATGGGATTCATCCTTTATTGGACATGGATGTTTCTTCCAGGGGAAGGTGGAGTAAGAATTTGTCGTTGTTTAACTCctttgatcaaattttcaacGTGAAGGAAGTTACAGCATGGATATCAGTGTCTCTGGAGCATACTTCCCATCATGCAGAGGCAATATGTAGTACTGAGAAACTTCAAGGTTCCGATGAACTTGGGTTGCTGAGTGTTAAAGAACGTCTGGTTGTGAGTACTGGACAAGTTGGTTTGCCTCTTCTGGCCATGAGGCCCCTTATGAACTGGGAGATTGGTCCACACAGCAGTGAAACTATCATAGAAATAGACTTCTCAATTGAATCGAAAGGAAGAATTTATGGTGCAATTTGTATGCAGTTGCTAAGGCCTTCTGAGGACAAGTCTGATACTGTTATGCTTCCCTTTGAGGCTGAAGTGGATGGAACAGCAATGAATGATGATCTTGAAGTACCTATCTCGGCATCTCTTGAGGTTTTGGTCCCCTATTCTGCCAATGAAACTGCTGTTGCTATATCTCTGAAGAATTCTGCTACTTACCTTTTGAGACTTCTTGAGATTACTGAAGTTGCGGATGGTAGAACCTTGCAGATTAAGTACATTGAAGGCTTACTACTTTTCCCTGGCAGCGACACATATGTTGCTGTTGTTGCTTGTACTGAGCCACTTGTCAAATTAGATGGACAATGTAAGTTACTTATACAGACAAATGACTCAAGTAGCTCTCAGATTGAAATTCCTTGCCAGGATTTTATTCATATTTGTACAAGACATTGGAATGATTCCACCATTGAATATGAACATCAGTCTGAAAGGAGTGAATCGGGTGATATGCAGACAGAGTTCTCTGAAAGTGACATGCAGTTGCCATTACCGATCATG GCAACGGAGACAGCAGAGGCAGATGAGTTGGTGCTACGAAAATGGAAATCTCAAGATACCAGAAGTGGCGTGTCTGTGCTCACTGATCATGAGGTATTCTTCCCAATGCTTCAGGTAGGAAGTCATAACTCTAAATGGATCACTGTAAAGAATCCTAGCCAAGCGCCGGTAGTGATGCAGCTTATACTGAACTCAGGGGAGATTATTGACCGATGTAAGAGTGCGGATGGTCTTACACAGCCTCCTTCATTGGGTAGCATGGTTTGTAATGAATCCACTTCTCCAAGTAGGTATGGGTTCTCAATAGCAGAAAATGCACAAACAGAGGCTTATGTTCAACCCAATGGTAGAGCATCTCTTGGACCAGTATTGTTTCACCCTTCAAATCGATGTGATTGGAGAAGTTCGGCCCTGATAAGAAACAATCTATCTGGTGTGGAGTGGTTATCTCTGAGGGGATCTGGAGGGTTGCTATCCTTGCTTCTTCTTGAAGAGTCTGAGCCTGTTCAGAGTGTAGAATTCAACCTCAGCTTACAAATTCCTCTTGACTTTTCTCCTCCAGACATGTTTCGCATGGAAAACGTCACTCATTCTTGTATACAGCCATTATCAAGGCAGCTCTATGCTAAGAATACAGGAGACTTTCCTCTGGAGATTAGAAGAATCACAGTTTCTGGAAAAGAGTGTGGGATGGATGGGTTTATGGTACAAACTTGCAAAGGTTTTACTCTTGAACCTGGAGAATCAGCAAAACTTCTGATATCGTACCTGACTGATTTTTCTGCAGCCTTGGTACAACGGGATCTTGAGCTGGCCGTGAATTCTGGTATTCTGGTGATCCCCATGAAGGCAAGCATTCCTTTGCGTATGATCAATATATGCAAGAAATCAATGGTCTGGATGCGCGTCAAAAAATACTCTTCAGCAGTATTTCTGGTTGTCTCCTTGATGTTTCTAGTATTTTGGTATATATTACCCCAGGTGCCTGCCTTTTGTTCCGATGATTGTTTGTACACGAGCGGAAAAAGTTCCTTGGTTACTTCTAAAAGTAGTTCAGGAAAATCATCTCATGCGCATAATTATAGAGACAGTAGATTTTCTGTGTCTGGTGAGATAAACAGTTTGCTAAGATCAGTTCGGGAAGATAAAACCTCAATGCAGGCATCATCTGTTGGTAGATATCCCGATGACCAGGCTGGGGCCTCAGAGCGGGAAAAATTTGCTCAACATGCAGATCAAATGCTACAGGGTCATGAACAAACTAATTATTTGTCAGATACGACAAAGAACAAAGCCATGGCTTTCTCATTGACTTCTAAATCTGTGTCAGTTGAGAATCCCAATGAACTAGAAGCATCCCAACCTGGTAACCTCACAGTCAAAACTGGACAGGAAAAGGGTAGAAGGCGTAAGAAGAGAAAGGGTGCCGGTGCAAAATTCACAGGactttttgaagtttcaagtagTCAAAGTGGAAATTCTACACCTTCATCACCCTTGTCTCCAGTCTCATCTGTAATACCAAAACAGACGTGGCCGCTATCTCCTGATGTGGGCCAAGCTGTTGAGGCCAGAAATCCATTTACTCAAGTGGCTCAACAACACTTCCGGAAGAGTCATGTTTTTAAATCTGCTTCTAAGGCAAACTTGTCACAGCCGGAGGTTTCTATAAAATATTGCAATAACCACCCAACTTTTGCTTCTCAAGTGCAACCACCAGCACCAAGAAAACCTGCGGCCAGAACTGTTTTATTGCCTTCTGCCACCATTCCTGGTTCCAGTAGGCCTGCACCTAATTTGGTATGCTCTTCCTCTTATCTGGCTTCAACATCCCCTATTTCTCCGCATGTTAGAGCCCCTGGGTCCAAACTCTCTGATCGGAAAAGTGCTGAAGAAGAAAAGGCTCGGCTTGGGGATGAATATACATATGATATCTGGGGTGATCATTTTCCTAGGCTAAAGTTGACGGGTAGGTCAAAGGATGTCGCTTCTATGACCTCCAGCACTACAGAAAGCGACTCCAATAGCTTCTTTGTAAAGGGTCCACAAATCCTCATGGCAAAGTCTCCACCGAGATCTGTAAGTTTTTTCCATCAAGATGGTTAa